A single Saccharolobus shibatae B12 DNA region contains:
- a CDS encoding diphthine--ammonia ligase has translation MKICVLYSGGKDSTYALHWAVFKGFKIVCLITLIPKREDSWMFQYPNVIYTRYQAEAMGFRLLTFETSGEKDKELEDLKKALVQAKNEGAVGIVSGALLSDYQRLNISIIAEEIGLKTYTPLWRKTQEEYMRWLVREGFKFVITSASAYGFPFDLLGKEITTEDVEKIIERARRYGFNPAFEGGEAETFVTYAPLFKTQLKVKGRLRRISEYECRYEITDIH, from the coding sequence ATGAAAATTTGTGTATTATATTCTGGAGGAAAGGATAGTACATATGCATTGCATTGGGCGGTGTTTAAGGGATTTAAGATTGTCTGCTTAATAACGTTAATACCAAAGAGAGAAGATTCTTGGATGTTCCAATACCCTAATGTAATTTATACCAGATATCAGGCTGAAGCTATGGGTTTTAGACTTCTCACCTTCGAGACTTCAGGGGAGAAGGATAAGGAGTTAGAAGATCTCAAAAAGGCGCTAGTTCAAGCTAAAAATGAAGGAGCTGTTGGTATAGTCAGTGGAGCGTTACTTTCTGATTATCAAAGGTTAAACATAAGCATTATAGCTGAGGAAATAGGACTAAAGACTTATACACCACTTTGGAGAAAAACACAAGAAGAATATATGCGATGGTTAGTACGAGAAGGATTTAAGTTCGTGATAACATCAGCCTCCGCCTATGGCTTCCCATTTGATTTATTAGGCAAGGAAATCACAACAGAGGATGTAGAAAAAATAATTGAGAGAGCAAGAAGATACGGATTTAATCCTGCATTTGAGGGTGGAGAAGCTGAAACTTTTGTAACTTATGCTCCACTTTTCAAAACGCAATTAAAGGTGAAAGGAAGATTAAGAAGAATAAGTGAATACGAATGCAGATACGAAATAACAGATATACATTAA
- a CDS encoding amidohydrolase yields the protein MQIRNNRYTLKNCRFIVNYDKIFENTNIVIQDGYIKNLGREVEGDEFDCSEYVAIPGLVNAHTHTPMIALRGYYDDAELTEWLEKMWEFEKVFKTNEMNIASELAVMEMLSKGTTAFIDMYFNPEGVKEIAEKYGIRAYAGYTFLNRLFDPHEIDKKQRQLKASELFKPIVNVHSIYSTSVDTLKLANQLAEETNSWIHIHVSETRSEIYEIKKKYGKFPVELLNELRIVRKAQLVHLGWVANWELQYVTNATHCPTSNMKLATAGFFPFKELIESGVNVTIGTDGAASNNSLDMFREMKNAVLLQRYSYWDAGIKAYHVFKAATENGYKLINLKGGKIEEGYIADIVLLKKDKLYPLKKDRILSNIVYYSVGEHVGKVIVNGRIVYDENVEREFDKRRRELLGLLDKIIP from the coding sequence ATGCAGATACGAAATAACAGATATACATTAAAAAATTGTCGATTTATCGTAAATTATGATAAAATATTTGAAAATACTAATATAGTTATCCAAGATGGATATATAAAAAATTTAGGAAGGGAAGTTGAGGGAGACGAGTTTGACTGCTCAGAATATGTTGCGATACCCGGACTAGTTAACGCGCACACACATACCCCAATGATAGCTTTACGTGGATACTATGATGATGCTGAATTAACAGAATGGTTAGAAAAAATGTGGGAATTTGAAAAAGTTTTCAAGACAAATGAAATGAACATAGCATCAGAATTGGCTGTAATGGAAATGTTATCAAAAGGAACTACAGCTTTCATAGACATGTACTTTAATCCTGAAGGAGTAAAGGAAATCGCAGAAAAGTACGGAATAAGAGCTTACGCGGGTTATACGTTTCTCAATAGATTGTTTGATCCTCATGAGATAGATAAAAAACAAAGACAGCTTAAAGCAAGCGAACTATTTAAACCAATTGTAAACGTACATAGCATATATTCAACATCTGTAGACACACTAAAATTGGCTAATCAACTCGCAGAAGAAACAAACTCATGGATTCACATCCATGTGTCTGAGACTAGAAGTGAGATTTATGAGATAAAGAAAAAGTATGGCAAATTCCCAGTGGAGTTGTTGAATGAATTAAGAATCGTGAGGAAGGCCCAATTGGTTCATTTAGGATGGGTAGCTAATTGGGAACTACAATATGTGACCAATGCAACCCATTGCCCAACTTCAAATATGAAACTTGCTACTGCAGGTTTCTTTCCATTCAAAGAGTTGATAGAAAGTGGAGTGAACGTAACTATAGGTACTGACGGAGCTGCAAGTAATAATTCACTAGATATGTTCAGGGAAATGAAAAATGCAGTACTACTTCAAAGGTATTCATATTGGGATGCCGGCATAAAAGCGTATCATGTATTCAAGGCAGCCACAGAAAATGGATACAAGCTTATTAATTTAAAAGGTGGAAAGATAGAGGAAGGTTACATCGCTGATATAGTGCTATTAAAGAAGGATAAATTATATCCGTTAAAAAAGGATAGGATTCTTTCAAATATCGTTTATTATAGCGTAGGTGAGCATGTAGGTAAGGTTATAGTAAACGGAAGAATAGTTTATGACGAAAATGTGGAGAGAGAGTTTGATAAGAGAAGAAGGGAATTACTTGGCCTTTTGGATAAGATTATACCCTAG